In Streptomyces nojiriensis, the sequence ATGGTAACTCCCACTAAGGAGGCACTTACTGGACGGTCCCCGACGGCGGTGCAAGGATGCGCGCAACTGCCCCGTCACATAGCTGACATTGCCTGGAAGGAGCCTCTGCGATGCAGGGCGACCCCGAGGTCCTTGAGTTTCTGAACGAGCAGCTGACCGGCGAGCTGACGGCCATCAACCAGTACTGGCTGCACTACCGCATCCAGGACAACAAGGGCTGGACCAAGCTCGCCAAGTACACGCGTGAAGAGTCCATCGACGAGATGAAGCACGCGGACAAGATCACCGAGCGCATCCTGATGCTCGACGGTCTGCCGAACTACCAGCGTCTCTTCCACGTGCGCGTCGGGCAGACGCTCACGGAGATGTTCCAGGCGGACCGCCAGGTCGAGGTCGAGGCCATCGACCGGCTCAAGCGGGGCATCGAGGTCATGCGCGGCAAGGGCGACATCACCTCGGCCCGGCTCTTCGAGGAGATCCTGGAGGACGAGGAGCACCACATCGACTACCTCGACACCCAGCTGGAGCTCATCGAGTCCCTGGGCGAGCCGCTCTACATCGCGCAGCTGATCGAGCAGCCGAGCTGACCGGGCCGATCGAGCCCTAGGCCGCTTCCGCCAGCTCCGCCGAACGGACCGGACCCGGCTCCGCGGCGAGCACGGCCGCGCTCTGGCCCTTCTCCAGCAGCTCCCGGCGCGGGCAGGCCCCACGGCCGAGGATGCCCTGGATGGTGCGCACGCACGATCCGCAGTCGGTGCCGGCCTTGGTGGCCGAGGCGATCTGGCGCGGGGTGCAGGCCCCGGACGCCGCGTGCTCCTTGACCTGCTTGTCGGTGACACCGAAGCAAGAGCAGACGTACACGCGGTTCACCTCCCAGGGCGGAATGGTTCTGCGGTTCAGCGAGCCATCCCCTTTTCGGTGAGGCTTACCTAACCGTACCCAAAGTTAGGGTCGCCTAAAAGCCCTGGATACGACAGTGGGGCGCGGATCACATCGATCCGCGCCCCACTGTCGTACGAAGGTACTGACTGATCCCTACTGGTCGCGGTACATCTCGGCGACGAGGAACGCCAGGTCCAGGGACTGGCTGCGGTTGAGCCGCGGGTCGCAGGCCGTCTCGTAGCGCTGGTGCAGGTCGTCGACGAAGATCTCGTCGCCGCCGCCCACGCACTCGGTGACGTCGTCACCGGTGAGCTCGACGTGGATGCCGCCCGGGTGGGTGCCGAGGGCCTTGTGGACCTCGAAGAAGCCCTTGACCTCGTCGAGCACGTCGTCGAAACGGCGCGTCTTGTGGCCGGAGGCCGCCTCGAAGGTGTTGCCGTGCATCGGGTCGGTGACCCAGGCGACGGTCGCACCGGAGGCGGTGACCTTCTCGACCAGCTCGGGGAGCTTGTCGCGGACCTTGTCGGCGCCCATGCGGACGACGAAGGTCAGCCGGCCCGGCTCGCGCTCCGGGTCCAGGCGGTCGATGTACGTCAGCGCCTCGTCCACCGTGGTGGTGGGGCCGAGCTTGATGCCGATCGGGTTGGCGATCTGCGAGCAGAACTCGATGTGCGCGTGGTCCAGCTGGCGGGTGCGCTCACCGATCCAGACCATGTGGCCGGAGGTGTCGTACAGCTTGCCGGTGCGCGAGTCGGTGCGGGTCAGCGCGCCCTCGTAGTCGAGCAGCAGCGCCTCGTGGGAGGCGTAGAACTCGACGGCCTTGAACTCGGCCGGGTCGGTGCCGCACGCCTTCATGAAGTTCAGCGCGTTGTCGATCTCCCGGGCCAGCTGCTCGTACCGCTGACCGGACGGGGAGGACTTCACGAAGTCCTGGTTCCAGGCGTGCACCTGGCGCAGGTCGGCGTAGCCGCCGGTGGTGAAGGCGCGCACCAGGTTGAGCGTCGAGGCGGACGCGTTGTACATGCGCTTCAGGCGCTCCGGGTCCGGGACCCGGGCCTCCTCGGTGAAGGCGAAGCCGTTGACGGAGTCGCCGCGGTAGGTCGGCAGGGTGACGCCGTCGCGGGTCTCGGTGTCCTTGGAGCGCGGCTTGGAGTACTGGCCCGCGATGCGGCCGACCTTGACGACGGGCACGGAGGCCGCGTACGTCAGGACGGCGCTCATCTGGAGCAGCGTCTTCAGCTTGGCGCGGATGTGGTCGGCGGAGACGCCGTCGAAGGCCTCGGCACAGTCGCCGCCCTGGAGCAGGAACGCCTCGCCCTTGGCGACGGCTCCCAGACGGGCACGCAGCTGGTCGCATTCACCCGCGAAAACGAGGGGAGGATACGACTCGAGGTCCGCGACGACAGCGCGCAGAGCCTCGGCATCGGGGTACGAAGGCTGCTGCGCCGCGGGAAGGTCTCGCCAGGTCGCCTTGGCGGCGGGGGCTTGGGTTTCAGCGTTCACGGTCACCTCGTACACATTACGGCGTCACAGGCCGCGTTCGGCCCCCCGCCCACAACGTGAGACGAACCAGCTCAAAGGTCGCGGACGCCCGGCGGAACGGAATCCATGGTTCAGCTCACGCCATGAGACAGATCCTGCCCCGCGGGGGTGGTCTGGGCTAAAGTGCCCACCATGTACGCGCACTCGAACCAGAACTGGTGGTGGCCCGCTCCCGGCGGCCCACTTCTCGCGCGTACCTGAAGACACGCACGACGCGAAGGCCGCCCCGAGGGGCGGCCTTCCGCGTTTTCGACCACGCTGTCGGATCCCAGGGGCCGCTCCTCCCACCGGAAGGACGCTCCGCCCCATGAATCCCAGCCGACCCGACCGACTGAGCCGACTGCTCGACCCCGCCTGCCCGCCGTTCGCCCTGCTGCGCCGGCGAACCCCCGGCCGCGACCACGACACCGTCGAGGTGCTGATCGGTCAGGTGGGCGACGTCGAACACCTCGCCGACCTGCCCGTCGGCGAGCTTCCCACCCTCGCGCTCGTCCCCTTCCGGCAGATCCGGGAGCGCGGCTTCGACGTGCGCGACGACGGCACGCCGCTGAGCGTGCTGGTCGCCGAGGAGGCGTACGAGATCCCGCTCGCCGAGGCGCTGGCCGCGCTGCCGAGCCATCCGGTGCGGGTCGACGGCGGCGGCTTCGACGTCCCCGACGAGGAGTACGCGGCCACCGTCCGGCGGGTCATCGAGGACGAGATCGGCCGCGGCGAGGGCGCGAACTTCGTCATCCGGCGCACGTACGAGGGCCGCATCGACGGCTTCGGCCGGGCCGACGCGCTCGCGCTGTTCCGGCGGCTGCTGGAGGGCGAGCGGGGCGCGTACTGGACGTACGTCGTCCACACCGGGCGGCGGACCCTCGTCGGGGCGAGCCCCGAGGTGCACGTGCGGATGTCCGGCCGGACGGTCGTGATGAACCCGATCAGCGGCACCTACCGCTATCCGGCCGGGGGCCCGACGGCCGAGTCCCTGCTCGCCTTCCTCGGCGACCGCAAGGAGACCGAGGAACTGTCGATGGTGGTCGACGAGGAACTGAAGATGATGTGCACGGTCGGCGACATGGGCGGGGTCGTCGTCGGACCGCGGCTGAAGGAGATGTCCCACCTCGCGCACACCGAGTACGAGCTGCGCGGCCGGTCCTCGCTGGACGTGCGGGACGTGCTGCGCGAAACCATGTTCGCGGCGACCGTCACCGGATCGCCGGTGCAGAACGCCTGCCGCGTCATCGAGCGGTACGAGGCGGGCGGGCGCGGCTACTACGCGGGCGCGCTGGCCCTGCTGGGCCGGGACTCCGCGGGGGCGCAGACCCTCGACTCCCCCATCCTGATCCGCACCGCCGACATCGCGGCGGACGGCACGCTGCGGGTGCCGGTGGGCGCCACGCTGGTCCGGCACTCGGACCCGGCGGGCGAGGTGGCGGAGACCCACGCGAAGGCGGCGGGGGTGCTGGCCGCGCTCGGGGTGCGGCCGGCCGCGCCGCGCCCGGCCTTCGAGGGGGCCCGGCTGGCGGACGACCCGCGGGTGCGGGCGGCCCTGGCGGCGCGCCGCCAGGACCTGGCGCCGTTCTGGCTCCGGATGCAGGAGCGGCCGGCCGCTCCTGCGGGCCATGCGCTGGTGGTGGACGGCGAGGACACCTTCACGGCGATGCTGGGGCACGTCCTGCGGGTGGCCGGGCTGGAGGTGACCGTACGCCGCTACGACGATCCGGGGCTGCGGGCGGCGGCCCTGGCCTGGGAGGGCCCGATCGTCCTGGGCCCCGGCCCGGGCAACCCGGCCGAGGCGGCGGACCCCAAGATGCGGATGCTGCGCGCGCTGACGGCCGATCTGCTGGCCGGGCACCGGCAGGGCCTGGTCGGGGTCTGCCTGGGCCATGAGCTGCTGGCGGCCGAGCTGGGCCTCCCGCTGGTCCGCAAGGCGGAGCCGGCGCAGGGGGCGCAGACCCGGATCGAGCTGTTCGGGGCCGAGGAGGTGGTCGGCTTCTACAACACGTACACCGCGCACTGCGACGACGCCCTGGCCGCGCGGCTCGCCGACGAGGGGGTGGAGGTGGCCCGTGATCCGGCGACGGGCGAGGTCCACGCCCTTCGCTCTACGGCCGGCTTCGCGGGGGTGCAGTTCCACCCGGAGTCGGTCCTCACCCTGCGCGGGGCGGACCTGCTGCGCGAGCTCCTGGCCGGAGTCCGGGCGGTGTCCCCGGCCTGAGGCGTCGCACGCCGGGCGGGCCGGATTTCAGCCCGTCCGGCGCTCGAGGCGCGGGGACCGGCCGGGGTCCGGGCCGCCGCCTGGGTCGTCTCTTTCGGATCTTGTCGGCCGAGCCCGCGGCGTCCGGTGCCATGGGGCCTCCCCAGGCCCGCCAGGGCCGAGGGGAAGCATGGCAAGGCGGAGGAGCGCACCGTGTACTGGACGTACTCGGGCGCCCCGACAACGCGGCCAGGTGCGGTGCCGGGCGGGCCGGGCCCGGCAAGATCCGAAAGAGACGACCTAGTCCCCGCCCGGGGCGGCTCCCGTGCCGGGCGCGGGGGCCGTCGGCGCCGCCCGGCGGGCGAGGGCGGACCGGATCCCCTGCCACGACAGGACCGCCAGCAGTACCGGGGCCCCGAACACCAGGACGGAGACCGCGCCGAGTGCCAGCCCGACGGACAGCACCACGCCCACGGCGTGGTCGGCGACCTCCAACCACGGATCGGTCCGCCGGCCGGGCTCGGCCCGGCGCGCCAGGTGCGCGGCGCGGTAGGCGAACAGCAGTTGTACGGCGGCGAAGACGAAGAAGATCCAGCGGATCCAGTCGGGTATGTCCACGGTGCGAACATAGGCCCGTGGTCGCCTTCCGTCGTGGACGGGATGTGAACGCGGGCGGAAATCCGAGGGCGCGCCCTACTCCGGCGGGACCAGGGTGTTCTCGGAGCGGCGGCCCGCCAGGTAGTCGGCCACGTTGGCGACGGTGGTGTCGATGATCTGGCCCACCGCGTCCGTCGTGTAGTACGCCTGGTGGGAGGTCACGACGACGTTCGGGAAGGTGACGAGGCGGGCCAGGGTGTCGTCCGCGACGGTCTCCAGCGACTTGTCCAGGAAGAAGACGCCGGCCTCCGCCTCGTACACGTCCAGGCCGACGCCCTCGAGGCGGCCCGCCCGCAGCTCGTCGACCAGGGCCTCGGTGTCGATCAGCCCGCCGCGGCTGGAGTTCACCAGGATCGCGTCGTCCCGCATCCGCCGCAGCGCGGCCGCGTCGATGAGGTGCCGGGTGGAGTCGACCAGTGGCACGTGCAGGCTGATCAGGTCCGAGGACTCCAGCAGCTCGTCCTTGTCCACGTACGTCATGCCGAGCTCCACGCAGGCCGGGTTCTGCACCACGTCCCAGCCCAGCAGGCGCATGCCGAAGCCGTGCGCGATCCGGGTGAACGCCTCGCCGATCTTGCCGGTGCCGAGCACGCCGACCGTGCGGCCGTGGAAGTCCCGGCCCATCAGCCCGTTCAGCCGGAAGTCGAAGTCCCGGGTCCGGGTCGTCGCCCGGACGAGCCGCCGGTTCACGGTCAGCGCCAGCGCCCACGCGAACTCGGCGACCGAGTAGGGCGAGTAGTACGAGACCCGGCCGATCGTCATGCCGAGGCGCCGGGCCTCGTCCAGGTCGATGTTGTTGAAGCCGGTGGACCGCTGGGCGATCATCTTCGTCCCGCCCGCCGCCAGCATCCGCAGCACCCGGCCGCTCAGGTCGGCGTTGACGCTGGAGGAGACGATCTCGTACCCGGCGGCGATCGGCGCGGTGTCCTCCTCCAGGAAGACTTCGAGGCAGCGGATCTCGTGCGTGCCCGCGAAGGCCTGCTCCAGGAGCGGCTTCTCGTCGGCGGTCACACCGAATGCCAGGATCTCCACGCCAGCTCCCGCACCTCGACACCATGGGCCGTTCGTCACGATACGGCCCATGGTGGCGGGTCGCCGCTCAGCCGAAGAAGACCCCGGCCTCCTTGTACAGGGCGGGATCCACCGTCTTCAGCTTCGACGTCGCCTCCGCGATCGGCACCCGGACGATGTCCGTCCCCTTGAGCGCGACCATCTTCCCGAAGTCCCTGTCGCGCACCGCGTCGATCGCGTGCAGACCGAACCGGGTCGCGAGCCACCGGTCGAAGGCGCTCGGCGTGCCGCCCCGCTGGATGTGCCCGAGCACCGTCGTACGGGCCTCCTTGCCGGTCCGTTCCTCGATCTCCTTGGCCAGCCACTCGCCCACGCCCGACAGCCGGACGTGGCCGAAGGAGTCCAGGGTGCCGTCCTTCAGCACCATCTCCCCGTCCTTGGGCATGGCCCCCTCGGCGACCACCACGATCGGCGCGTAGCTCGCCTTGAACCGGGAGGTGACCCAGGCGCAGACCTCGTCCATGTCGAAGCGCTGCTCCGGGATGAGGATGACGTTGGCGCCGCCCGCGAGCCCCGAGTGCAGGGCGATCCAGCCGGCGTGCCGGCCCATGACCTCGACGACCAGGACCCGCATGTGGGACTCGGCCGTGGTGTGCAGCCGGTCGATCGCCTCGGTCGCGATGCCGACGGCGGTGTCGAAGCCGAAGGTGTAGTCGGTGGCCGACAGGTCGTTGTCGATGGTCTTGGGCACGCCGACACAGGGGATGCCGTACTCCTCGTACAGCCGGGCCGCGACCCCGAGGGTGTCCTCGCCGCCGATCGCGATGAGCGCGTCCACCTCGTACTTCGCGAGGTTCTCCTTGATGTCGCGCACGCCGTTCTCCGTCTTGAACGGATTGGTGCGCGAGGAGCCGAGGATGGTGCCGCCGCGGGGCAGGATGCCGCGGACGGCGGGGATGTCGAGGGGGACGGTGCGCCCCTCGACCGCGCCCCGCCAGCCGTCCTTGAACCCGATGAACCCGCAGCCGTACTCCTGCTCGCCCTTGCGGACGACGGCCCTGATCACCGCGTTGAGACCGGGGCAGTCGCCGCCACCGGTCAGCA encodes:
- the bfr gene encoding bacterioferritin; translation: MQGDPEVLEFLNEQLTGELTAINQYWLHYRIQDNKGWTKLAKYTREESIDEMKHADKITERILMLDGLPNYQRLFHVRVGQTLTEMFQADRQVEVEAIDRLKRGIEVMRGKGDITSARLFEEILEDEEHHIDYLDTQLELIESLGEPLYIAQLIEQPS
- a CDS encoding (2Fe-2S)-binding protein, translating into MNRVYVCSCFGVTDKQVKEHAASGACTPRQIASATKAGTDCGSCVRTIQGILGRGACPRRELLEKGQSAAVLAAEPGPVRSAELAEAA
- a CDS encoding class II 3-deoxy-7-phosphoheptulonate synthase, with product MTVNAETQAPAAKATWRDLPAAQQPSYPDAEALRAVVADLESYPPLVFAGECDQLRARLGAVAKGEAFLLQGGDCAEAFDGVSADHIRAKLKTLLQMSAVLTYAASVPVVKVGRIAGQYSKPRSKDTETRDGVTLPTYRGDSVNGFAFTEEARVPDPERLKRMYNASASTLNLVRAFTTGGYADLRQVHAWNQDFVKSSPSGQRYEQLAREIDNALNFMKACGTDPAEFKAVEFYASHEALLLDYEGALTRTDSRTGKLYDTSGHMVWIGERTRQLDHAHIEFCSQIANPIGIKLGPTTTVDEALTYIDRLDPEREPGRLTFVVRMGADKVRDKLPELVEKVTASGATVAWVTDPMHGNTFEAASGHKTRRFDDVLDEVKGFFEVHKALGTHPGGIHVELTGDDVTECVGGGDEIFVDDLHQRYETACDPRLNRSQSLDLAFLVAEMYRDQ
- a CDS encoding anthranilate synthase family protein — translated: MNPSRPDRLSRLLDPACPPFALLRRRTPGRDHDTVEVLIGQVGDVEHLADLPVGELPTLALVPFRQIRERGFDVRDDGTPLSVLVAEEAYEIPLAEALAALPSHPVRVDGGGFDVPDEEYAATVRRVIEDEIGRGEGANFVIRRTYEGRIDGFGRADALALFRRLLEGERGAYWTYVVHTGRRTLVGASPEVHVRMSGRTVVMNPISGTYRYPAGGPTAESLLAFLGDRKETEELSMVVDEELKMMCTVGDMGGVVVGPRLKEMSHLAHTEYELRGRSSLDVRDVLRETMFAATVTGSPVQNACRVIERYEAGGRGYYAGALALLGRDSAGAQTLDSPILIRTADIAADGTLRVPVGATLVRHSDPAGEVAETHAKAAGVLAALGVRPAAPRPAFEGARLADDPRVRAALAARRQDLAPFWLRMQERPAAPAGHALVVDGEDTFTAMLGHVLRVAGLEVTVRRYDDPGLRAAALAWEGPIVLGPGPGNPAEAADPKMRMLRALTADLLAGHRQGLVGVCLGHELLAAELGLPLVRKAEPAQGAQTRIELFGAEEVVGFYNTYTAHCDDALAARLADEGVEVARDPATGEVHALRSTAGFAGVQFHPESVLTLRGADLLRELLAGVRAVSPA
- a CDS encoding 2-hydroxyacid dehydrogenase, yielding MEILAFGVTADEKPLLEQAFAGTHEIRCLEVFLEEDTAPIAAGYEIVSSSVNADLSGRVLRMLAAGGTKMIAQRSTGFNNIDLDEARRLGMTIGRVSYYSPYSVAEFAWALALTVNRRLVRATTRTRDFDFRLNGLMGRDFHGRTVGVLGTGKIGEAFTRIAHGFGMRLLGWDVVQNPACVELGMTYVDKDELLESSDLISLHVPLVDSTRHLIDAAALRRMRDDAILVNSSRGGLIDTEALVDELRAGRLEGVGLDVYEAEAGVFFLDKSLETVADDTLARLVTFPNVVVTSHQAYYTTDAVGQIIDTTVANVADYLAGRRSENTLVPPE
- a CDS encoding 6-phosphofructokinase — encoded protein: MKVGVLTGGGDCPGLNAVIRAVVRKGEQEYGCGFIGFKDGWRGAVEGRTVPLDIPAVRGILPRGGTILGSSRTNPFKTENGVRDIKENLAKYEVDALIAIGGEDTLGVAARLYEEYGIPCVGVPKTIDNDLSATDYTFGFDTAVGIATEAIDRLHTTAESHMRVLVVEVMGRHAGWIALHSGLAGGANVILIPEQRFDMDEVCAWVTSRFKASYAPIVVVAEGAMPKDGEMVLKDGTLDSFGHVRLSGVGEWLAKEIEERTGKEARTTVLGHIQRGGTPSAFDRWLATRFGLHAIDAVRDRDFGKMVALKGTDIVRVPIAEATSKLKTVDPALYKEAGVFFG